Genomic segment of Populus nigra chromosome 6, ddPopNigr1.1, whole genome shotgun sequence:
GATTTATagcatgttttgttttaattttttttataattaatttattttgatttgcttcatCACGCTATTTAAAATTTCtcacaaaattttaatatttttttatgtttaaaaaaaaaccacggtGAAACACAAATCAATGGACTAATGATTAACTATTTTTCGGACACGCAACATTCAAGAAATCCCTTAACTTGGTGGCTGGGATATTCCTTTTGTCTTACTGGAAGGTCAAACCTAGAAAAGCAAGTCTAATTTTGACTATGTTGTTTGTTCTATACTTTTATGGCAAGCACTTAAAAACTTATTCCTTTTATAAATcatttgaataaatattaaatgttgaaaaGGTGAGCGTCTCATCCATAATTAGCAACTAACACGTCATCTCTTTAATTAGCTTGcgaatcaatttaattatttgataatttttattattattatttttattaacataaatgtttaaattagtttaagttcatctcaattaattttatgaatcttaaaattaataattatataaactttcaatgattattatattaataacaacaaaattcaaatttaaaattatataaaaaataaatcttttaatttcaaactcttTCCACTTATATGAGTTATTTGATTTATCCATCCATCCAAGCAGTCCAAGTTAAAGTTCCAATTAATACCCATGACTGTAATTATAAGTAATTCCACGTAATATTATTCCTAATTATTCCAATAAAATCTCAATACCGATGCTGATCTTATCAAAGGCATCATCTATCGTCTACCTATATTTGATTATTGAAACAGCCGTGCAAGCAACTACTACAATCATGTCGTCGAGTGCTTTCTACTACAATCATGTCGTCGAGTGCTTTCTAGTAACAAATTGAAAGGcacctttttttaaaagaattaaaaaagtattctCATACTAGTTTTTACACATCAAAACACtcgttaaaataattatatctctTTTCCATTGAATTTTAAGTGAATCATGTGCGCACATAGGTTCATAACGAGGTAGTTTTCCTTCGAAAGACACCTCTAAGTAACATAATTACGATGaagatgttttaaaacaaaacaatggaAGCCAGGCCATGAAATATTGGCCGCttcccattttttatttttattttgggccTTTCTGACTATCAGCTGATAATCTTTGATCCTCGAAgagtttaatttataatattcacATCTCGCCGTGTGtgattgtttcttcttcttcttcttcttcttttttccagttGAAACAGGGATAAAAATGACGAACGAGCACATGATATGGTtggataattaattaacaagaaaatagcTTCACGTATTTCAGGGATTgtgtttaatttatctttatatgttTCATTGTATCCAGTCTATCATTGAAAAGTGACTCCGTTTCggtctctttttttaatcacattTTCATGGTCAAAATTGATGAAAGCACGTCATTTGACTTGTTCACGACTAATTCAGAATTTATAGGTCCAAAGTACAGTTATTTAAAATCATGTCGGGTTTTTTCAAAACTCACCGCTTGTGAAATAATCTATACACGCAACCTATCAAAACCGAGCATTAAATGCTCTGattaaaatctcaaatcttATTCTCCTGCTCCTTATCTCTTAATAAGAGATATTTTACACGTATAGAATGGTCATGTACATGCCaagtgatttatttaattagttttgacAAATTAATGCTGGACACTCAGTTTTTGAAATAGTAAGTTTAAATATGTTTGCATTAATGACTGACTTTAATTTCTCTTTCGATGTAGGGTGCGTgatattgaataatatatatggACTCTTCaactaacatatatatatattgaataatatgtgCATTTTGTGCCTTTCTAATATCATGGCAAACCATCCTTGGATTTGTGAGATGCAAGGAGAAGCTTGATAGAGTAGAGCTCGGAGAAGGAGATGTGAAGAATCAtcgaatattatttaatatatccaagtgtttttttttttaacataaataggCTCAACTTtcatatttgtatttttcacgGGTGTCTTAGGAATTTTATGGTGTATCCGTACTGTTTTGAggattaataaaatcatattttttataaaataaagagagagaagaaaagatagAAAGAAATCCATATGTTTTTCCAATGGCAAGCTactttttctgaaaattttatgAACTCGGTGCTTAAAGTCTCAAAATCTTTGGAATTTTTAGCCATTTGGTAAAGTAGTCATGATTCGTCCAATTTCAACtcctaaaattctaaattttagaCACAATggacttttgaaaaaaataaaagattaagttaagatttattattttgatatatgttactgttaaagtgatttttatttgaaatatatcaaaataatatattttttattttttaaaatttatttttaacatcaaacatacaaaaaaaaaaaacaattttaaacaaaagaagaaaatctcGATTTTTTTGAGAAACAATACCCAGCCacggaaacaaaaaaaaaaaaaagggacctaAAAACCAACAATaacagttttgttttttctttttttacaacgGCTAATTCTACATTCAGCCGAAATTACATTACCGGATATTTTCTAAGTGGCTCTCACCGGGCTTTTTCTAAaatgtattattaatttatccTCCACCGAGGCAATGCAAATCACAACATCAAACGCACATTTACTGCCGTCTCCATTTTTTCCATTTAgataaaagaattcaaaacaagaaaaaatggaCAGCAAATTTGAAATCTATTTGCTTCGTCTATTTACGGTGGTAGCAAACGTGCATGTCTGTCAAATGCAAAAAGCACATGGGTTCTAGCCAGGTTGCCTTAAAAACCTTGACCTTAACCTAGATAGAGTCTAGGTTGTCCTTTGCTGCTGTGTAGATTTATCTGGTATTATAGATAAACCAGCCCTCTTATCATCATTGTCCATATTCTAGCAAAATGACCTTTTATCTTAGGCTACAAGACCCTGCAGTTCAACAACACGAGGAACTGAGTTAAAGCTGAAGAGCTCTCTTGGCCTTGGCGTCCCCGTCTTGAATCTATTAATATAAACATTATATAACCACCACTCCATCCCATTAATAATCtacaaaatgaataaaataataagaaggtCCGTCCAATTAAGCAACCAAATGGTAGTTTTTTACACAGGAATGCCCTCTTATAGCAGACGAAAACCTGAAAATGTACAGCggcaaaaaagagaagaaaataagcCTAAGGCCTCCATGACACGAGCTCTTGAAAAATATGTAGCAGCTAAGAAATTCCAAGAAAGGGGTGAAAAGGGGTTGAAAAAGAAAGTTCACAGCCAGTCAAAACCGCCACAAACCTTCTCAAAATAGAAAGGGTAAAAATAggtcttgttaaaaaaaacaagatcatTCACCAACTATCATCATCGAACGATAATCACCACCATCATGCACATGCATCATCTCAAGGAGAGCCAATCCACTACATCCGCTCCCACGCGCCTTCGCGTTTCTTCCACGCGCTCATCGGACACAAGCGGCCACCGACAAAGGGGGCAATTAAAATTGAGATGATCAAGCCATCCATCAAAGCACTCCTTGTGAAAAACATGGCAGCAATCAAGCCTCCTCACCTGGTCCCCATGTCTTAGCGTGCACAAGCACACCACACAATCCGATCCTCCCTTATCATTTGTATTACTGTCACCACCGCAACAATACTTGTAAGAAAAAACCCGGTTGAGCTTACGCTGCTCGGCGAGCACGATGAGGCCGGCAAAGCCAGAGCCGATCGAACCCAACAGCCCATCATCCATAACGTGGGCCTGGTCTAATCGGTGAAGGCCCACGGAGTGGAAAACGCTGAAAAGGAAAGAGCGAAGGCAGGCAACACAGTTGGCTATGAGTGCTATGAGGAGCAACGGGATCGATTCAGAAGAAACGTCGTTCAGCTGGTTTTGTAAACCCATCTTTCTGGTTGAGTTTAAAATTTTCAGTGTTTTAGGTTATgtgataaaaagaaagagaggatgGTTATGCTATACAGAGACTAGAGAGGTGTTTGATAAAtagccagagagagagagagagagagagagagagacagagggATGGAATTAGGCTGAGAGGGTTGGTGATGTTATGGATGTCGAAGTTTGAGGGCCTAAAGAATGGGAGGGGGATTTTGGGTCTCCTCAAAGGCCATGTGTGGTGGGTCCTCTTCTCTATGGAAAACACGTTTACTTTTATGTTtaccatcatcatcaccaccaccaccaccaccgctgCAATTACAAATACATTTCCAAGTTTTCTTCCTCTATATTATTTTACAGAGCTCAAATGGGGTGACAAGTAAAGATTGGATTGCCATTTcgagattaattattttcttatgaaatatttttacaatGAGAAAATCAGATCGATTGATTTCGATGCAAGCTGGATAAGATcttaaatacattttatttctataataatcaattaatttattaatgattatttgCTGAAACGCAACCATGAACCAGCTTCCAGCCGCACGAAGTGGAAAAAAGTAAAATTCTTTTCACAATATTGAAGGGCCAACTGGTGGCTGGCTGTATCATccaattttattgaatgccCCTCAAAGGACACAGCGTATCAGTACGTCATTTGTAGCCGGGAGTAATTGTAAATGtgatattgattattttttaaatattttttaaaaaaattatctttaattgtatctgaattatttgaaaaaaaaaataatttaaaataaaaaataaaacttgaaatttttttaaaaaaacaaaaataaaccaaCTTGAAATCCGTATAGAAATTTACTAATCAAAAGTAAATTGACTATGCTCTATATACATTAAACATTGCGTACACGGAAGAGTTCAGCACGCGGAAACAAGAGGGATTAGAACTTATTATCACTAAAATTGATTATGATCATAACTGAGCAGCAATTGATTGATTTCTCATCACTCACTCGATCCATCTCTATTCAAGTATTGTTTTCTAATTAATGTGGATGTTAAGCTGTCACGTCCTGGAATTGTGTTAGTAGGAGGAGGATGATATGGAATCATCATATTCATACATTTTCAAGAAATGAATGGTCAATTTATATACGTGCTGTTTCTGAACGCCTTCCCTTGCGTGCAGAAGAGggatcaattaatattttatatatttttgtttaattctgGAAGTGGAAATAAATTTAGATCTTTGTACAGGGcctgtttatttttagtttcaaaagtgtttttgaatatatttttatttttatttgttttaaattaatattttttaatattttaaaatatttatagctaaaataattagaaaaaaaaaaacaaaataaatgcagGCGTCCGTTTGGCGTGCTTAAAAAAGCAATGTACCAAGTACCAACCATTGATCAGCTAACTGAGAGAAGCAAGTAGAGAATATCTTTCTGCAGGGCCACGCCCAGCTTAAAgcttaacccttttttttttaataaattaataagattTTGGTCGAGTGCTGTATTTgagaaacaaaagagaagtaatattttacttctgataaaaggcaaagaactttagcataaaattaaatatttcttgGCTCTCTAATAATTCAGCTAAAATACACACCACTGCTTTGTTTTTTAGCGCAAAATATGTAAATAGATCCatactgtttgctttttattcaagaaatattttaagattttggaTTCAAAAAGCGTGTGAGTTTTAAGTACAATTAATTAGTGTACTAAATGGCCAAACAAACGTGTCTGAATTTTCTTTGCTATTATtggaatgaatatatatatatatatatatatatatatatatatatatatatatatatatgatcgaTTCAATCCAAAACATCTCTTTTCAGTTGAGGAATAAAAGAAGATCCTTTTGttccattttttatatatatagagtagTGAGATCAGCTATTTTATTCTAATGAGTAAAAAAAGGGGATTCGTATATATTATTTCCATCAattaaaatgcacaaaaataGCTAGAactagaaatatataaaaaaaacatcttataaTGTATttaatcagaaaataatttatacttttATAGAAGTATTTACACATCACGAAATCTCAGAATATGAAtttcatatagttttttttaaaaaaaaagagtacatGCTATATATCCAAAATGTACAGAACATAGGAATCGTGTTTAGAAATTAGAAATTcgtttcaatctatttttattaaaatttatttatttatttattttaaataattttaatgtattttaaaaattaaaaataaaatattattttatatttttctaaataaaaaatatttttaaaaaacaataattatcacattcaaaaacactttctaaGTATTGTAAAGGCAGGTgaggcttatatatatatatatatatcccaaaGTGTTTTTTTCTGTGTTAACTAATTCTTTCCAAGTAAAATTGATGTGATGTAATGGTAATAGTCACAGCTCAGCCAGGAAGAACTCAGAAGGAATAAAAAGGTCAAAATTCTTCCTCTAAAAGGTGAAGGGCATGGAATCATGAAAGCAGGAGGAAGTGTATCCTTGTGGCCTCCTCCAGAGAGGCTATAAGCTGCCCGACGCCAGGCGCTTTGTTCATGGCAGACAAATAACACGTGGAGCTTGCACGCGTTTGATGATACAGACAGTACTGTTGCTGCTGCTATATAAAGGGAGGTGATCAGATCTTGGCACGAAATCCCATTAGATTATTATACGTACGAACGCATGTCATCTATAGTTTAAGCAAACAATGGCCCCCCAGGCTTATTCTCCccaccaataataataataataataataataataataataataataaaaaaaaaaaaaaaaaaaaaaaataataataataataataaactataTACTAAAACGACTAAAAAATACTAGTAGTAATCTTACCAGAGGCaacaatatttaattatgtttaaaatgtTGGCCACTAACCATGTAGGAACTTGGAGGTTCTATAGATACTACATATACGCACAAATACACTACCAACTAATTAAccatttattttctcaaaacttaataaactaaaataaaataaacattattttttcggTGTGAATATTGATACGAGAGCAATGTATAGGGAGAGAGTTGAATATGTTTATTTTGGAGGTGTGGTTcagttgtattttaaaatattttttatttataaatatattcaaataaaaaaacattaaaattttaatttcttaaaaaataaattttaaacaaacaatatttaaaCACCAgcactgcaaaaaaaaaaacctatatatttaCCGATCAACGATCACCAAAAGCAGATTATACCAAATTATTGAAGGACCACGCCCATGTGCTAGCTGATGGttattagcttttttttcaCCATGAGAGTTGAGACTGTTACTAGAGGGACCACAACTATGGAGCTTTGGTTCTGTACAGACCACAGAGTGCTTACTTAGGGCATATTCTCAGGGCATCCTTTCGCGGGCATGGGTTAGCCGGTTAAggcaagagaaaaagaaaaagaaaggaggaagCACGTGAATTAGGGAGATAGCTATGGGTCAAATTGATGTGCACCTGCCAGCTGACACAGTTGGCTCGGCGGCATGTTCTCCATTGAGAAAACTgcatatttagtttttaatttcttattgtttctttatttcaatGTCAAGCTTTTAATTTTCCTTATTGGAATTGTTAAATTCCTatcaaatagaaaattaataaaatacttgacatcaaagatgcaatttttttcataagaacCCACCAATTACAAACGTATGTAAAATGATTTATAGCTTTTTAATCTGGTGTGTGTctctatgtattttttattagagcaattcttttaaattcaaaaaaaattaaaaaataaaaggaaaggaataGGATGTGACGAAGTCGAAGAAGAAGAACTCTAatgtatttgatataaaaaaaataaagaaacactatatacacacacacacacacacacacacacaccactaAACAGAGGAACTAAAGAAGATTACTGCGTGTTGAAGGGGTTATAATATGCCTCAAAACGCGAAAAGAAAACGCGCAAAGTTTGTGAACTTGAACGAATTAATTGACAATTCTCCATTCCATTTTTACAATCTCTTACCACCAATCCAATATGCATTGTATTTTATCCAGATTTATATATATGCAGCCGCAACGAACAGCCTGTCAAAATCCAAATGCAGCTCCCCGTTCACCTTccagattaaaaataaataaataaatccgaACGCCAAATTatccatttattttaaaatacaaatttaagaGATATGATCTATCCACTCACACAGATTAGAGATAAAGACCATCATGATATTTTCACAAAGATTTGATATGTCCACTTGCACAAATTTGCTTTTTGTTAAACCACTTGTTCgtttttaccaaaaaaacaattcctTTAAATAGAACACTATCCTTATTGTATATTATCActagtttgttttatattttaaaaatatttttttaaaatgattttttaattttatttatttatatttatttttttatttttttcatgtattaagattaaaaataatttttttaaaaaaaatattattttaaataaaaaaacttctacAAAAAATAACGATGTTACCTAACGTGCGCAAGATAAACCCTGGATGCTTCTTTACAGACTGTAGGTAATGTATAAAGGTGTTTggtttgaaagtattttttttaagacatatataaaaaaacatatattttttgcttttaaaaaatatgatttatactttaaaaaaattatatatttaaaaacaaatcaccatACCTCTAAATCAAACACCACATAAAATGATATGCTACATTTCACATTTCACGTGcatataaaacaacaacaacactgaagaaattaacttttattttataattaaactatTATGTGATTTGAATTTTAGACAAATAAAAGCTGGTGATTTGAGCACTCCCTGTTGATCATTACACCATTCTAGTTGGTCCTcgagaaaaataatgaaaaatccaCAATGTTAAGCATTATATATAGATTGGAATTAATGTGAAAAGCCTCTCATTCACGTAACCAGGTAGCACCCGGTTACTTCTCACCCTGTTAAGCATTGACGGTCTATTCACGGTACTTAGACTCCGTTTGAGAAAGAATTAAGtttctcttcaattttattttttttattaaaattttattttttatactttaagaTTGTTTTCGTGtgatgatcttaaaaataatttaaaattatatataattatttaaataatttaaacttggATTTCTTAATATTACTTTATTGTTCATATATGAACAGTCGAAACAATAAAACTtctgaagatattttttttatttgttttataacaaTTCGTTGCCTTGGATAATACGTtctttgcatatattttttttcaaaaaaataaaaaagggccAGGTGTGCTGGTTAGGCCTTATATTATCGCGCACGAGCTTGGCTTTAGAGTGGTACTTTGctgtctttttatttcttttcctttttttttgttttttcctacactccaaatttattttttcaattcacttgtttttattttttatacaaattttaaatactattataaatttttatatgtttttttaattattatatgtttgatataaaaataataatactaataataaattatgcatgaaaattcaattgaaatgagttttttaatattaaaattctaaaattaattttgaacaaGATTTTATCGAACTTGtcttaataatcataaaatatattttttaaaatagaaacaataatttcaaataaaaatactgtaTTGATTgggatgaaaaaaatacattaataaaaaaaatcaaaacagctgtgtatttttcattttaataataatagcaaaaacaatttacaagacctgtatattttttttatattttaaaaaattggaatCATCTGCAGCCGTGCTTACAAACCAGTTTATGCTATTATAAGTGGAGAGAAATGAGGGGTGCCCTAATCGTTTGGTAATTGAGATTTCTGTCACCATAATGACCAGCATACATGTGGTTAAATAAACTAACgaataaattatcaaacaaataaaggTCGGGTTGGGCGGTGGGGAGATCAAGACAGGGACCGACTCTGATCGAGAGAGATTTTCCACGATCTCCGTGACTTCCATACAAGTTTGAGAAGCATTAAACGACGATGGAAAGGCCATGCTAATCAATTAATtgcacattttaaaaaaaaaataaagagagagagagagagaagtctTGGATTGGGGTCCTGGACTCATGATGAAATCTCCACCGTCCAGAAAGATCCGCGTATCAACCGTCCACACTGTCAATTGGCTATATTCATGCACGAAGatcttcaagaaaaaacaagaagctaATATAATAGTTTTGTAGTAaggaattgaaattaaaaaatttaattttctcgTATTCTTGAATTCGAGTTATATAATTGAtaatataatagttattaaaaacttatataattattaactttaaaacccaaaaaattagtcaaaatgTGCTCAAACTGGTCTgaatatccatattaataatttttaaaaaagcaaattataaaaaacttccCTTGCTATTTTTTCATATGGCCGTTAGGACCTAAATTATGCACATGGCTTAATCTGTCCATGCTCTCAAACTCCATGGATCATGGTATCAtctaacttaaaatttaatgattaaaCTGATATCTCATTTTGCTGATGTTAGTACTCTAAGACTTGAACCTGTCTTA
This window contains:
- the LOC133697966 gene encoding E3 ubiquitin-protein ligase RHA2A-like, encoding MGLQNQLNDVSSESIPLLLIALIANCVACLRSFLFSVFHSVGLHRLDQAHVMDDGLLGSIGSGFAGLIVLAEQRKLNRVFSYKYCCGGDSNTNDKGGSDCVVCLCTLRHGDQVRRLDCCHVFHKECFDGWLDHLNFNCPLCRWPLVSDERVEETRRRVGADVVDWLSLR